From one Streptomyces sp. NBC_00539 genomic stretch:
- a CDS encoding phosphotransferase enzyme family protein yields the protein MINPTTPPPALLAWASRELAARPAVQDVSHPRENSRVWQLDLPGASRFYLKISPKAVMYERETFALRSVAPALGAGGAPQLRASNAEDLALLLTAVPGRPLKQLELSPLEEARAHWHGGALLGRLHSAGDLSGRRRAEAEQALRAAADGAEGHLATAGNRLTVLEQRLVRRLAEELRALPPVPLAYIHGDAWDRNLMWSRSRQQAGWIDFERSRPATAVQDFVLMASSTWTDRPDLRAACLQGYGRNLTREEQHALKCLAAIDAVSCLVWGPKLDDPRVTARGRRTLDRLMAGVFA from the coding sequence ATGATCAACCCGACCACTCCGCCTCCCGCCCTGCTCGCGTGGGCCAGCCGGGAACTCGCCGCCCGCCCTGCCGTCCAGGACGTCAGCCATCCACGCGAGAACTCACGCGTCTGGCAGCTAGACCTGCCCGGGGCTTCCCGCTTTTACCTGAAGATCTCACCCAAGGCCGTGATGTACGAGCGCGAAACGTTCGCGCTACGAAGTGTCGCACCGGCCCTCGGCGCCGGCGGTGCGCCGCAGCTGCGCGCCTCGAACGCCGAAGATCTGGCACTGCTGCTGACCGCCGTCCCAGGACGACCGCTCAAGCAGCTGGAGCTTTCGCCCTTGGAGGAAGCCCGCGCGCACTGGCATGGCGGCGCCCTGCTGGGCCGCCTCCACTCGGCCGGTGACCTCTCCGGCCGTCGCCGGGCCGAGGCAGAGCAGGCGCTGCGAGCCGCTGCTGACGGCGCCGAGGGGCACCTGGCGACGGCCGGGAACCGGCTGACCGTGCTGGAGCAGAGGCTCGTGCGCCGGCTGGCCGAGGAGCTGCGGGCCCTGCCGCCGGTGCCGCTCGCGTACATCCACGGCGACGCGTGGGACCGCAACCTCATGTGGTCGAGATCCCGGCAGCAGGCCGGATGGATCGACTTCGAGCGCTCCCGGCCCGCGACCGCCGTGCAGGACTTCGTGCTGATGGCGTCCTCCACCTGGACCGATCGGCCCGACCTGCGCGCCGCATGCCTCCAGGGCTACGGCCGCAACCTCACGCGCGAGGAGCAGCACGCCTTGAAGTGCCTCGCAGCGATCGACGCGGTGAGCTGCCTGGTGTGGGGACCGAAGCTCGACGACCCCCGCGTCACCGCACGCGGACGGCGCACCCTGGACCGGCTGATGGCGGGGGTGTTCGCATGA
- a CDS encoding ABC transporter ATP-binding protein, translating to MTAPHHRTDSPATAATVGGEAASLPAARTGAPQPSAPPELDYNGRKHRRAMDDATLWDMARRIPAALIQTARLAWCVDRHMALTIVVCQLLSGVGTGVMLTAVAKAMPQLMVDDPRQGLAQAWPALTVAVVAMATGASMWILADWATRRLNPQIASAADLQLVDLHMRAELAAYDAEGFGDRSQAAEIGALRAVDLADDAKTLTNGLIQLASAAVVLTTLHPLLFGVLLLSVVPRGLGGVIAARVDYRVHDQTISARNVRGMMRWWLTTAELADELRANTMRGYLHFWYRSMCDRVETREVAGARPYLRITLLAASLGGLFTLGMWASLAGLVLAGAMTTAIAGTAVVASQTAGRALNSIIRYSTVMFHHGLYLSDYYDFIDEVRAMTTARGTVLARPPQQIRLEGASYTYPSKEAAAVKPITLTLNRGEVVALVGENGAGKSTLIRMLTGLTVASDGKVLWDDIDLTDADAESVWRHVGLVPQKNGHWPLAARENITLGQPREHGDERIWDAVERVGMTKALRELPKGLETLLARSVWGGHELSGGQWQRLACARAMYREPAVLVLDEPTSEMDARGEHQIFRELRAMASDRITVVVTHRLDNVRMADRVIVLDRGTVREQGSFDELVATEGSLLGELYALAQDR from the coding sequence ATGACCGCACCGCACCACCGGACCGACTCCCCGGCCACCGCAGCGACCGTCGGCGGCGAAGCGGCGTCCCTCCCGGCCGCGCGGACGGGCGCTCCGCAGCCCTCGGCGCCGCCGGAGCTCGACTACAACGGGCGCAAGCACCGGCGGGCGATGGACGACGCCACCTTGTGGGACATGGCCCGCCGCATCCCCGCGGCCCTGATCCAGACGGCCCGCCTGGCCTGGTGCGTCGACCGGCACATGGCACTGACGATCGTGGTGTGCCAGCTGCTGTCCGGCGTCGGCACGGGGGTGATGCTCACCGCTGTCGCGAAGGCCATGCCGCAGCTGATGGTCGACGACCCCCGCCAGGGCCTGGCCCAGGCGTGGCCGGCGCTGACCGTCGCCGTCGTCGCGATGGCCACCGGCGCGTCCATGTGGATCCTCGCGGACTGGGCGACCCGGCGCCTGAACCCGCAGATCGCCTCGGCCGCGGACCTGCAGCTCGTGGATCTCCACATGCGGGCCGAACTCGCCGCCTACGACGCGGAAGGGTTCGGCGACCGGAGCCAGGCGGCGGAGATCGGCGCGCTGCGCGCCGTCGACCTCGCCGACGACGCCAAGACCCTCACCAACGGGCTCATCCAGCTCGCCTCCGCGGCCGTGGTCCTCACCACCTTGCACCCGCTGCTCTTCGGCGTGCTGCTGCTGTCCGTCGTCCCCCGCGGTCTCGGCGGCGTGATCGCCGCCCGGGTCGACTACCGCGTCCACGACCAGACCATCTCCGCCCGCAATGTCCGCGGCATGATGCGCTGGTGGCTGACGACGGCCGAGCTCGCCGACGAGCTCCGCGCCAACACCATGCGCGGCTACCTGCACTTTTGGTACCGGTCCATGTGCGACCGCGTCGAGACGCGGGAGGTCGCCGGGGCCCGCCCGTATCTGCGGATCACGCTGCTGGCCGCCTCGCTCGGCGGCCTGTTCACCCTCGGCATGTGGGCCTCGCTCGCCGGCCTGGTCCTCGCCGGTGCCATGACGACCGCGATCGCGGGCACCGCGGTCGTCGCGTCGCAGACCGCGGGTCGCGCACTGAACTCGATCATCCGCTACAGCACGGTGATGTTCCACCACGGCCTCTACCTCTCCGACTATTACGACTTCATCGACGAGGTCCGCGCCATGACCACCGCGCGCGGCACCGTACTGGCCAGGCCTCCGCAGCAGATCCGACTGGAAGGCGCCTCCTACACATACCCGAGCAAGGAGGCCGCGGCCGTCAAGCCAATCACCCTCACCCTGAACCGCGGCGAAGTCGTCGCCCTCGTCGGGGAGAACGGCGCCGGCAAGTCCACGCTGATCCGCATGCTCACCGGACTGACCGTCGCGAGCGACGGCAAAGTCCTGTGGGACGACATCGACCTGACCGACGCCGACGCGGAGTCGGTGTGGCGGCACGTGGGCCTGGTGCCGCAGAAGAACGGGCACTGGCCGCTCGCCGCCCGGGAGAACATCACCCTGGGCCAGCCCCGCGAGCACGGCGACGAGCGGATCTGGGACGCGGTCGAACGGGTCGGCATGACCAAGGCCCTGCGTGAACTCCCCAAGGGCTTGGAGACGCTGCTCGCCCGGTCGGTGTGGGGCGGCCACGAGCTGTCCGGAGGGCAGTGGCAGAGGCTGGCCTGCGCGCGGGCGATGTACAGGGAGCCGGCCGTGCTCGTCCTGGACGAGCCGACCAGCGAGATGGACGCCCGGGGAGAGCACCAGATCTTCCGGGAGCTGCGGGCCATGGCCTCGGACCGGATCACCGTGGTGGTCACCCACCGCCTCGACAACGTGAGGATGGCCGACCGAGTGATTGTTCTTGACCGGGGAACTGTCCGGGAACAGGGCTCCTTCGACGAACTCGTCGCGACCGAGGGGAGTCTGCTCGGCGAGCTGTACGCCCTCGCCCAGGACCGCTGA
- a CDS encoding Imm7 family immunity protein: MFEYHGWITLRETAGDDEDEARLRQVVDQLRLRIAQMASPYLLDLRWMNGEPFIHLGGHSNHRSSPDAVALFEYVATVAPGSYGLLHIRDGPPSGRCPVSLDLAETGPLTCGLTG; the protein is encoded by the coding sequence GTGTTCGAGTACCACGGCTGGATCACCCTCAGGGAGACCGCCGGTGATGACGAAGATGAGGCCCGGCTGCGACAGGTGGTCGACCAGCTGCGGCTTCGCATCGCCCAGATGGCAAGTCCTTACCTCCTTGACCTCCGGTGGATGAACGGCGAGCCCTTCATCCACCTGGGTGGCCATTCCAATCACCGCTCGTCGCCCGATGCCGTCGCTCTGTTCGAGTATGTGGCGACCGTTGCTCCCGGCTCCTACGGACTCCTCCACATCCGCGATGGCCCGCCGAGCGGCCGCTGTCCCGTCTCATTAGATCTTGCAGAGACAGGGCCGCTGACCTGCGGGCTGACAGGTTGA
- a CDS encoding Lsr2 family DNA-binding protein, producing MSEIPTPEAEDVKQAWSRVTNWLEQNAPDVFATLGGPGSPTAVSDAEERMGLKLPKELRQWLLANDVGAGKQPDAGSCLVALGCAGVIPSGGLLLGLTDIERVYSHKVAMEEMEPSEDPDYPSWRREWVPIVAESDGFYGRFLNTQTGGIGSWSEGSNPEEGKFTSLFAFFRDVADHLEGVSSGVASESTGGRMHNHGPEGEAIRLWARANGYLVNDNGRIPAPIREAYEASL from the coding sequence ATGAGTGAAATACCGACGCCTGAAGCAGAAGACGTAAAACAGGCGTGGAGCCGCGTCACCAACTGGCTCGAACAGAACGCTCCCGACGTTTTCGCGACTCTTGGCGGCCCAGGCAGCCCGACAGCCGTCAGCGATGCTGAAGAGCGCATGGGACTGAAGCTGCCGAAAGAGCTGCGGCAGTGGCTCCTGGCGAACGACGTCGGTGCTGGGAAGCAACCCGATGCCGGCTCATGTCTGGTGGCGCTGGGATGCGCGGGAGTCATCCCCAGCGGCGGCCTCCTTCTCGGGCTCACGGACATCGAGCGTGTCTACTCACACAAGGTGGCCATGGAGGAGATGGAACCCTCCGAAGACCCGGACTATCCGTCCTGGCGCCGTGAGTGGGTGCCGATCGTCGCCGAGAGCGACGGCTTCTACGGCAGGTTCCTGAACACCCAGACTGGAGGCATCGGGTCTTGGAGTGAGGGCTCCAACCCTGAGGAGGGAAAATTCACCTCGTTGTTCGCCTTCTTTCGGGATGTAGCGGACCACCTGGAAGGGGTCTCCTCGGGCGTCGCAAGTGAGAGCACCGGGGGCCGGATGCACAATCACGGTCCGGAGGGCGAGGCGATACGGCTCTGGGCCCGCGCGAACGGCTACCTCGTCAATGACAACGGACGCATCCCTGCCCCCATCCGCGAGGCGTACGAAGCGTCACTGTGA
- the ligA gene encoding NAD-dependent DNA ligase LigA, whose translation MTFMTETSALLLSPAAYVEAVTAALAASAAYYGDGATPLGDDEYDGLLRAIAAYEDAHPEEVLAESPTGKVAGGAVQGDVPHSVPMLSLDNVFDAAELAEWAAGLERRLGRPVAGWCVEPKLDGLAVAARYRAGRLLQLLTRGDGLAGEDITHAADAVLGLPKVLTEPVDAELRGEVLLTTAQFEEANRIRLAHEAVPFAHPRSGAAGTLRAKDRLYRIELTFFAYGAIGLDDLGHTALLEKLAVLGANTAASTAAAPLRCDTVEQVQERIDVIAGLRAGLPFGIDGVVVKADAAEDQQQAGNGSRAPRWAVARKLAAEHKVTRLLAVEWNVGRTGIIAPRAVLEPVVIDGVTVTYATLHNPSDITRRGLMIGDQVFVYRAGDVIPRVEAPLADQRTGAETPIVFPEVCPRCGDAIDTSEQRWRCVRGRSCQAVASLIYAAGRDQLDIEGLGTTRAVQLVEAGLVNDIADLFTLTREQLLGLERMGETSATNLLTAIETARGAALNRVFCALGVRGTGRTMSRRIAAHFGSMAAIRAADADTLAGVDGIGAEKARVITAELTELAPLLDKLQAQQVGIQVTEPQHKPTADASDASGGEATAAGSAAVLAGQAVVVTGSMSGPLAALSRNEMNELIERAGGKASSSVSKRTTLLVAGEKAGSKRAKAEELGIRILDPEEFAALIADHLPAS comes from the coding sequence ATGACCTTCATGACCGAAACCAGTGCCCTGCTGCTGTCTCCTGCCGCCTATGTGGAGGCTGTGACCGCTGCCCTGGCGGCGTCGGCCGCGTACTACGGCGACGGGGCTACCCCGCTTGGTGACGACGAGTACGACGGGTTGCTGCGCGCGATCGCCGCATACGAGGACGCCCATCCGGAGGAGGTGCTCGCTGAGTCGCCGACGGGGAAGGTGGCGGGCGGGGCGGTGCAGGGCGATGTGCCGCACTCGGTGCCGATGCTCTCCCTCGACAACGTCTTCGACGCCGCCGAACTCGCCGAATGGGCCGCCGGGCTGGAACGGCGCCTGGGCCGCCCGGTGGCCGGCTGGTGCGTGGAGCCCAAGCTCGACGGCCTGGCGGTGGCCGCCCGCTACCGGGCCGGTCGGCTGCTTCAGCTTCTGACCCGCGGTGACGGGCTGGCCGGCGAGGACATCACGCACGCCGCCGACGCCGTCCTGGGCCTGCCGAAGGTGCTCACCGAGCCGGTCGACGCTGAACTGCGCGGCGAGGTGCTGCTGACGACCGCCCAGTTCGAGGAAGCCAACCGGATCCGCCTCGCCCACGAAGCGGTGCCCTTCGCGCACCCACGCAGCGGAGCGGCCGGCACCCTGCGCGCCAAGGACCGCCTCTACCGGATCGAGCTGACCTTCTTCGCCTACGGCGCGATCGGCCTGGACGACCTCGGCCACACAGCTCTGTTGGAGAAACTGGCCGTCCTGGGGGCGAACACGGCCGCCAGCACGGCAGCCGCCCCGCTGCGCTGCGACACCGTGGAGCAGGTGCAGGAACGTATCGACGTGATCGCCGGCCTGCGCGCCGGCCTGCCGTTCGGGATCGACGGTGTAGTCGTGAAGGCCGACGCCGCGGAGGACCAGCAGCAGGCCGGCAACGGCTCCCGCGCCCCGAGGTGGGCGGTGGCCCGGAAACTGGCGGCCGAGCACAAAGTGACGCGCCTGCTGGCGGTGGAATGGAACGTCGGCCGGACCGGCATCATCGCACCCCGCGCCGTCCTGGAGCCCGTGGTCATCGACGGCGTGACAGTCACCTACGCCACGCTCCACAACCCGTCCGACATCACCCGCCGCGGGCTCATGATCGGCGACCAGGTGTTCGTCTACCGAGCCGGCGACGTCATCCCCCGCGTCGAGGCACCCCTCGCCGACCAACGCACCGGCGCCGAAACCCCGATCGTCTTCCCCGAGGTCTGCCCGCGCTGCGGGGATGCCATCGACACCTCCGAGCAGCGGTGGCGATGCGTGCGCGGCCGCAGCTGCCAGGCCGTGGCCTCGCTCATCTACGCAGCCGGCCGCGACCAGCTCGACATCGAAGGTCTCGGCACCACGCGCGCCGTCCAGCTGGTCGAGGCCGGCCTGGTCAACGACATCGCCGACCTGTTCACCCTCACCCGCGAGCAGCTCCTCGGCCTGGAGCGGATGGGCGAGACCAGCGCCACCAACCTCCTGACCGCGATCGAAACGGCCCGCGGCGCCGCACTGAACCGCGTCTTCTGCGCCCTCGGCGTCCGCGGCACCGGGCGCACGATGTCCCGCCGGATCGCCGCGCACTTCGGCTCGATGGCCGCCATCCGCGCCGCCGATGCCGACACACTGGCCGGGGTCGACGGCATCGGGGCGGAGAAGGCCCGCGTGATCACGGCCGAACTCACCGAACTCGCCCCGCTCCTGGACAAACTCCAGGCCCAGCAGGTCGGCATCCAGGTCACCGAACCGCAGCACAAGCCCACCGCCGACGCGAGCGACGCAAGCGGCGGCGAGGCCACGGCGGCCGGGTCGGCGGCCGTGCTGGCCGGGCAAGCCGTTGTGGTGACCGGCTCGATGTCCGGGCCCCTTGCGGCGTTGTCCCGCAACGAAATGAACGAGCTGATCGAGCGCGCCGGCGGAAAGGCATCGTCATCGGTGTCCAAGCGCACCACCCTGCTGGTCGCGGGCGAGAAGGCCGGCTCCAAGCGCGCCAAAGCCGAAGAACTCGGCATCCGCATCCTCGACCCCGAGGAGTTCGCCGCGCTCATCGCCGACCACCTCCCCGCCAGCTGA
- a CDS encoding DUF5958 family protein encodes MSEGIEWFDDLVPEDQSEVLLFLRHHCVQARAVADDVQESIRRAGLRPTHTPAVLISRGRIDEQLGKIAGLTPLGERRKAFRLLIAVLAVADERRRERFCSGGCGHWWHRLSAG; translated from the coding sequence ATGTCTGAAGGCATCGAGTGGTTCGACGACCTCGTCCCGGAAGACCAGTCCGAGGTGCTGCTGTTCCTACGCCATCACTGTGTCCAGGCGCGTGCTGTCGCCGACGATGTGCAAGAGAGCATCCGCCGTGCTGGGCTGCGCCCGACGCATACGCCCGCGGTATTGATTTCACGCGGCCGGATCGACGAGCAACTGGGAAAGATCGCCGGTCTCACGCCTCTCGGCGAACGTCGAAAGGCGTTCCGGCTGCTGATCGCAGTCCTCGCGGTTGCCGACGAGCGGCGCCGCGAGCGCTTCTGCTCCGGCGGCTGCGGTCACTGGTGGCACAGACTGTCCGCCGGCTGA
- a CDS encoding DUF4265 domain-containing protein, with the protein MTNTSDAHVKVHFRMDIDEDGWPPASVESLWAVDLGDGTVRLDNTPWFVRGVASGDIIKVEFDGDGVLWAGETVRPSQNCTIRLIVLKDDGSAAARQSVLEVFHRLGTTGEGIEQFRLVALDVPPEADLPRIRTLLEHGEAKEWWHWEEGCVTAAWVAAAPA; encoded by the coding sequence GTGACGAATACCAGTGACGCCCACGTGAAGGTCCACTTCCGGATGGACATAGATGAGGATGGCTGGCCGCCGGCAAGCGTCGAGAGCCTGTGGGCGGTGGACCTTGGCGACGGCACGGTGCGGTTGGACAACACGCCCTGGTTCGTACGCGGAGTCGCCAGCGGTGACATCATCAAGGTGGAGTTCGATGGCGACGGTGTTCTCTGGGCCGGGGAGACGGTCCGACCGTCTCAGAACTGCACGATCCGGCTGATCGTACTGAAGGACGACGGCTCAGCCGCCGCGCGCCAAAGCGTGCTGGAGGTCTTCCACCGCCTCGGCACGACCGGCGAGGGGATCGAGCAGTTCCGGTTGGTGGCTCTGGACGTCCCGCCTGAGGCGGACCTGCCTCGGATCCGCACGCTCTTGGAACACGGTGAAGCGAAGGAGTGGTGGCACTGGGAGGAAGGCTGTGTCACCGCTGCTTGGGTAGCCGCTGCTCCTGCCTGA
- a CDS encoding DUF6461 domain-containing protein, which produces MTKTGADYAWFENDFPDIAEAYCFTLVRGVSPGELIARLDGRPEAPLLGIAAVVDAAFAQYDLEEGDRQLVAMTTVGAWTLLVEPNGYLGVTEDRVLPASAEASWVSHFVNINAVGTFLWAEDRVLRLCFDPMFPEDRWGTAPDELRDTMERIGFHLKDESPETDLSSSAAFALAEHLTGVAITPELLQDTTFSCATVQVR; this is translated from the coding sequence ATGACGAAGACCGGAGCGGACTACGCGTGGTTCGAGAACGACTTTCCAGACATCGCCGAGGCGTACTGCTTCACCCTGGTACGAGGTGTGTCGCCTGGCGAGCTGATTGCCCGGCTCGACGGACGACCGGAGGCTCCTCTGCTGGGCATAGCTGCCGTGGTCGACGCCGCTTTTGCCCAGTACGACCTAGAGGAGGGTGACCGTCAGCTGGTCGCCATGACGACCGTGGGTGCCTGGACGCTCCTGGTCGAGCCCAACGGCTACCTCGGAGTCACCGAAGATCGAGTCCTGCCAGCCTCGGCCGAGGCGAGCTGGGTCTCTCACTTCGTCAACATCAACGCTGTCGGCACGTTCCTCTGGGCAGAGGACCGGGTTCTGCGACTCTGCTTCGACCCCATGTTCCCGGAAGACCGATGGGGCACCGCACCCGACGAACTCCGCGACACCATGGAGCGGATCGGCTTCCACCTCAAGGACGAGTCTCCGGAAACCGATCTGTCCTCATCAGCAGCGTTCGCTCTGGCAGAGCACCTGACCGGCGTGGCCATCACTCCGGAGCTGCTCCAGGACACGACCTTCAGCTGCGCCACTGTCCAGGTCCGATGA
- the tpg gene encoding telomere-protecting terminal protein Tpg, translating into MTSTLRPTAVLTEETASEWQPQVRAQARERAATSGGMWVECTAYFGFAARGSSDDGRQRFVSTAISPTYAAQILQLREEGATEEELHPIVAAAITESYFTDWGTRCAGLEANFTDVLTLDIQF; encoded by the coding sequence CTGACATCCACCCTGCGCCCGACAGCCGTCCTGACGGAGGAGACCGCGTCGGAGTGGCAACCGCAGGTCAGAGCACAAGCACGGGAGCGTGCGGCCACCTCTGGGGGCATGTGGGTGGAGTGCACCGCCTACTTCGGGTTCGCCGCGCGCGGCAGCTCGGATGACGGCCGTCAGCGGTTCGTGAGCACGGCGATCTCACCCACCTACGCTGCCCAGATCCTCCAGCTCCGGGAGGAGGGTGCGACGGAGGAAGAGCTGCATCCGATCGTCGCGGCCGCCATAACCGAGTCCTATTTCACGGACTGGGGCACTCGATGTGCTGGCCTGGAGGCAAATTTCACGGACGTCCTGACCCTGGATATCCAGTTTTAG
- a CDS encoding tetratricopeptide repeat protein has translation MAQALHQYWALQGLVAERQAWADRVRLAVETVDGEPPATGTPARALWLFMTGSQAQDHTDARKLDEAEHAVRDLLGVLEDDAENRQDSQYADGQEQLGTVLLLKGQLEEAKGRYEEALTIRLRLGDHHGVAESHHHLGVAAEKQDRLEEAERHYTAALTFNTGLGNLQRTAANHGQLGSVALRRGRLDEAERHYQQTFTISQQLDDLTTVAGALHQLGRVAYERRQLKKAEDCYRQALTIAEQVGDDSGTATARHQLGLVAEERGRLKDAEKWYLGAVRANERLGDRVRLATTYHQLGKITGLLKRFDDAQAWCRKSLDITEKVSDLPAMASTYHLMGLLAWERGDHVESLTWTVRCLALSDRCTHPALGRALEHLPRFTEVMDRTVFEQTWRATTDALPMTVIHHILSAQPRPTDTE, from the coding sequence GTGGCCCAGGCACTGCACCAGTACTGGGCGCTCCAAGGGCTGGTCGCGGAACGGCAGGCGTGGGCGGACCGCGTCCGGTTGGCTGTCGAGACCGTCGACGGCGAGCCACCCGCCACCGGCACGCCCGCGCGGGCGCTGTGGCTGTTCATGACCGGTTCCCAGGCCCAGGACCACACCGACGCCCGCAAGCTCGACGAGGCCGAACACGCCGTCCGTGACCTCCTGGGCGTCCTGGAGGACGACGCCGAAAACCGTCAGGACTCCCAGTACGCGGACGGGCAGGAGCAGTTGGGCACCGTCCTTCTGCTGAAAGGACAGCTGGAGGAGGCCAAAGGGCGCTACGAAGAGGCCCTCACTATCCGGCTGCGCCTCGGCGACCACCACGGGGTGGCCGAGTCCCACCACCACCTCGGCGTGGCCGCCGAGAAGCAGGACCGGCTGGAGGAGGCCGAACGGCACTACACGGCTGCGCTCACTTTCAATACGGGTCTCGGCAACCTGCAGCGCACGGCGGCCAACCACGGGCAGCTCGGTTCGGTCGCGCTGCGTCGAGGCCGGCTGGACGAGGCCGAACGGCACTACCAGCAGACATTCACCATCAGTCAGCAGCTCGACGATCTCACCACGGTCGCCGGCGCCCTCCACCAACTCGGCAGGGTCGCCTACGAACGCAGGCAGCTGAAGAAGGCGGAGGACTGCTACCGACAGGCCCTGACCATCGCGGAACAGGTCGGGGACGACAGCGGCACGGCCACCGCCCGCCACCAGCTCGGGCTGGTCGCGGAGGAGCGCGGCCGGCTGAAGGACGCGGAGAAGTGGTACCTGGGAGCAGTCAGGGCCAATGAGAGGCTCGGCGACCGGGTGCGTCTCGCCACCACGTACCACCAGCTCGGCAAGATCACGGGTCTGCTGAAGCGCTTCGACGACGCCCAAGCGTGGTGCCGGAAGTCCCTCGACATCACCGAGAAGGTCAGCGACCTGCCCGCGATGGCGTCGACCTACCACCTGATGGGCCTTCTCGCCTGGGAACGGGGAGACCACGTCGAGTCCCTGACCTGGACGGTCCGGTGCCTGGCGCTGTCCGACAGGTGCACCCACCCGGCCCTCGGGCGGGCCCTGGAGCACCTGCCTCGGTTCACCGAGGTCATGGACCGTACGGTCTTCGAACAGACCTGGCGAGCCACCACCGATGCCCTGCCAATGACCGTGATCCACCACATCCTGTCCGCCCAGCCACGACCCACAGATACGGAGTGA